The DNA segment TCCCGAGCGGATGGCTCGCTTCGAGCGGGAAGCGAAGGTGCTCGCTTCGTTGAACCATCCGAATATCGCGACGCTCTATGGCCTCGAAACGGCTGGGATGGCCGGGAACTCAAAACTCAAAACTCAAAACTCAAAACTGACCTCGGACGCCGAGGTTTCCGAGGTCA comes from the Acidobacteriota bacterium genome and includes:
- a CDS encoding protein kinase, producing MIGSTLAQYKVIAALGEGGMGQVWLAEDTKLGREVALKVLPEEFATDPERMARFEREAKVLASLNHPNIATLYGLETAGMAGNSKLKTQNSKLTSDAEVSEV